One stretch of Bacteroidota bacterium DNA includes these proteins:
- a CDS encoding glycosyltransferase: MKKKTIVYLANAANIHTIRWAKYFSTIYEIIIISFEASTIENVRVITFKKNGSSLLNYLAAAPKVRSLIKKINPEFIHAHYAGGYGLLACLSVNIKPFIMSVWGSDIYIAPHKSFVNRYLLKYILAKADLICSTSRAMAKETNKYTTKPILITPFGIDCIEYKPLKNKRNKQEIIIGTIKKLHHLYGIDRLLKAFAILKKTMPESKLKLMIIGDGEQKKILKSLCNSLGIEDSTIFVGEIAQKEVPKYLNEFDLFVALSRSESFGVAVLEASSCELPVVVSDAGGLSEVVLDGKTGFIIPNGDIEVAATKLQILIKDKILTAKIGKNGREFVKKYYSWDQTALIMKSAYQQIITNRSSRLE; the protein is encoded by the coding sequence ATGAAAAAAAAAACAATTGTTTATCTTGCTAATGCTGCAAACATTCATACTATTCGATGGGCGAAATATTTTTCTACTATCTATGAAATAATAATAATTTCTTTCGAAGCATCGACAATAGAAAATGTTAGGGTGATCACATTTAAAAAAAATGGTTCATCGCTATTAAATTATTTGGCTGCAGCACCTAAAGTCCGTTCTCTTATAAAGAAAATTAATCCCGAATTTATTCACGCACACTATGCAGGCGGTTATGGATTATTAGCTTGTCTTTCCGTGAATATAAAACCATTTATAATGTCAGTATGGGGAAGTGATATATATATAGCTCCACATAAGTCATTTGTGAATAGATATTTATTAAAATACATCTTAGCTAAAGCAGATTTAATATGTTCTACCTCACGAGCGATGGCGAAAGAAACAAATAAGTATACGACAAAACCTATATTAATTACACCATTTGGAATAGATTGCATTGAATACAAACCTTTAAAAAACAAGAGAAATAAACAGGAAATTATCATCGGAACAATAAAAAAACTTCATCATCTATATGGAATAGATAGGTTGTTAAAAGCATTTGCAATTCTCAAAAAGACAATGCCAGAAAGCAAATTAAAATTAATGATTATTGGAGATGGTGAGCAAAAAAAAATATTGAAATCACTGTGTAATTCGTTAGGAATTGAGGATAGTACAATATTTGTGGGGGAGATTGCACAAAAAGAAGTCCCAAAATACTTAAATGAATTCGACTTATTTGTTGCTCTTTCGAGAAGTGAAAGTTTTGGAGTTGCAGTTTTGGAAGCTTCATCCTGCGAGCTACCTGTCGTGGTCTCTGATGCCGGAGGATTGAGTGAGGTTGTTCTTGACGGTAAAACAGGATTTATTATCCCTAATGGGGATATTGAAGTCGCAGCAACTAAGTTACAAATATTAATAAAGGATAAAATACTGACAGCAAAAATCGGAAAAAATGGGAGAGAATTTGTGAAAAAATATTATTCTTGGGATCAGACCGCTCTTATTATGAAATCCGCATACCAACAAATTATTACCAACAGATCTTCACGCTTAGAATGA
- a CDS encoding glycosyltransferase, giving the protein MNILYIGPLELGGTCYQRYQALESLGHNVIGIDTGNHLKRSIFTKTKDRIKSKIFNQSDLTQANARMLEVITSSQQNIVWIDKGLSILSDTLLNIKEINSKIILISYSPDDMMNPNNQSLEYLKSIPIYDHHITTKSYNVKELQDLGAKNVIMMDNSFSELLHHPYEIALKDKNILGGSVGFIGFWERERESTLTYLAENGINVRIWGPWPKFRKYNKRLKVEGRALWGMEYAKAICSFDINLCFLRKINRDLQTTRSIEIPACGGFMLAERSDEHKKLFTEGKEAEYFSSDEELFEKTKYFISNVGKRILIAKNGLLRCHTDGYSSKERIKKIIDSISNLNENGQSHVK; this is encoded by the coding sequence ATGAATATTCTCTATATCGGACCATTGGAATTAGGTGGGACATGTTATCAAAGATATCAGGCGCTTGAATCATTAGGACATAATGTTATTGGAATTGACACAGGAAACCACCTTAAAAGATCTATTTTTACAAAAACAAAAGATCGTATTAAATCAAAAATATTTAATCAAAGCGATTTAACACAGGCAAACGCAAGAATGCTGGAAGTAATAACTTCTTCGCAGCAAAATATTGTATGGATAGACAAAGGATTATCAATACTTAGCGATACGTTATTAAATATTAAAGAAATAAATAGCAAAATAATCTTGATTTCCTACTCTCCAGATGATATGATGAACCCAAATAATCAGTCATTAGAATATTTGAAATCAATTCCAATTTATGATCACCATATAACGACTAAGTCCTATAATGTTAAAGAACTTCAAGATTTGGGCGCTAAAAATGTAATTATGATGGACAACTCTTTTAGCGAGTTATTACATCATCCTTATGAAATTGCATTAAAGGATAAAAATATTCTGGGCGGGTCAGTTGGGTTTATCGGTTTTTGGGAACGTGAAAGGGAGTCGACGTTAACATATTTAGCTGAAAATGGGATAAATGTAAGAATATGGGGGCCATGGCCAAAGTTTAGAAAATATAATAAACGGTTAAAAGTAGAAGGCCGAGCATTGTGGGGAATGGAATATGCAAAAGCAATTTGTTCTTTTGATATAAATCTATGTTTTCTTAGAAAGATTAATCGTGATTTGCAAACAACAAGAAGCATAGAAATACCTGCGTGTGGAGGATTTATGCTTGCAGAAAGAAGCGATGAACATAAGAAACTGTTTACAGAAGGAAAAGAAGCGGAATATTTTTCTTCTGATGAAGAATTATTCGAAAAAACGAAATACTTTATTTCAAATGTCGGAAAGCGAATATTGATCGCAAAAAATGGACTATTGAGATGTCATACAGACGGATATAGCAGTAAAGAAAGAATTAAAAAAATAATTGATTCGATCTCAAACCTCAATGAAAATGGGCAATCACATGTTAAATAA
- a CDS encoding DUF268 domain-containing protein produces MRQFKNLLILLGVKNLLNLSKYLFYIKEYIGFKKLLRKSTKRFEMRFSEGKACLDDRTNNTTFDRHYVFHTAWAARCVAKINPNKHVDISSSLYFCSIISAFVPVDFFDYRPAELNLTQLKSKKGDLLSLPLKNNSVQSLSCMHVVEHIGLGRYGDPFDPEGDIKAIFELQRVVEIGGSLLFVVPMGEKSKIMYNAHRIYNYDQVIGYFPKYELVEFSVIPEDSKGGGIINFASKNDLIGSEYACGCFWFKKQSQEEYYEM; encoded by the coding sequence GTGAGGCAATTCAAAAATTTATTAATTCTTCTTGGTGTTAAAAATCTATTAAACCTATCAAAATATTTATTCTATATTAAAGAATATATTGGATTTAAGAAATTATTAAGAAAGTCAACAAAACGATTTGAAATGCGCTTTTCCGAGGGAAAGGCGTGTCTAGATGATCGGACTAATAATACAACTTTTGATAGACATTATGTATTTCATACGGCGTGGGCTGCAAGATGTGTAGCTAAAATTAATCCTAATAAGCATGTTGACATTTCTTCGAGCCTTTATTTTTGTTCGATTATTTCTGCATTTGTCCCTGTAGACTTCTTTGATTATCGACCTGCCGAATTAAATCTTACACAACTCAAATCAAAAAAAGGCGACCTTTTAAGTTTACCCCTTAAAAATAACTCCGTTCAATCACTTTCCTGCATGCACGTAGTTGAACATATTGGTTTGGGTCGATATGGGGATCCGTTCGATCCAGAGGGAGACATTAAAGCAATTTTTGAATTACAAAGGGTTGTTGAAATTGGAGGTTCCTTATTATTCGTTGTTCCGATGGGAGAAAAATCAAAAATTATGTATAACGCTCACAGAATTTATAACTACGACCAAGTGATTGGTTATTTCCCAAAATATGAGCTTGTGGAGTTTAGTGTAATACCTGAAGATTCGAAAGGTGGAGGTATTATTAACTTTGCATCAAAGAATGACCTTATCGGTTCAGAATATGCTTGCGGTTGCTTTTGGTTTAAAAAACAATCGCAGGAAGAATATTATGAAATGTAA
- a CDS encoding WavE lipopolysaccharide synthesis family protein yields MNISLTSTVKYILSALFSILSTKVLYILLETLNIARDKKSKTYSTYHQRPMYADVIGTISDNSKVNIKTAIILQGPVVTENDFTLETIKIYKRHFKNCQLIFSTWDDEDDSHLSKISDENIDIILNKKPYSPGPQNINYQIISSFAGVKKAKNDHNKYVLKTRTDQRMYSPNVVEFFLNIIDTFPVLGVKDKQKKRIVGTSLNTFKYRLYGLSDMVTFGEIDDMMIYWGCKLDDRDAKMQVFQSKKRTSLDIAQQRLCEIYLTTEFLNNIGRNIEWTLTDSWKVFAEKFCVVDKESLDLFWPKYEFRTQEQRWRSYDAIKTTQELCFRDWFILYSNYGNNIIVPEHILASSNDKIENM; encoded by the coding sequence ATGAACATATCTTTAACGTCAACTGTAAAATATATTCTCTCAGCATTGTTTTCAATTTTATCTACAAAGGTGTTGTATATTTTGTTAGAGACTTTAAACATTGCTCGAGATAAAAAAAGTAAAACATATAGTACTTATCATCAAAGACCAATGTATGCCGACGTGATAGGAACAATTTCTGATAATAGTAAAGTGAATATAAAAACTGCTATAATATTGCAGGGTCCCGTTGTAACGGAAAATGATTTTACCTTAGAAACAATTAAAATATATAAAAGACACTTTAAGAATTGTCAGTTAATTTTTTCAACATGGGATGATGAAGATGATTCTCATTTATCGAAAATATCGGACGAAAATATTGATATAATTTTGAATAAAAAACCATATAGTCCGGGCCCTCAAAATATTAATTACCAAATTATTTCATCCTTTGCTGGAGTTAAAAAAGCTAAAAACGATCACAATAAATATGTATTGAAAACGAGAACAGATCAAAGAATGTATTCACCAAATGTCGTTGAATTCTTTTTGAACATTATCGATACATTTCCTGTTCTGGGCGTTAAGGATAAACAAAAAAAAAGAATCGTCGGAACCAGTCTGAATACGTTTAAATATAGGTTATATGGTTTATCCGATATGGTAACATTTGGGGAGATAGACGATATGATGATATATTGGGGATGTAAGTTAGATGATAGAGACGCAAAAATGCAAGTATTTCAATCCAAGAAAAGAACATCCTTGGATATAGCTCAACAAAGATTATGTGAAATATATCTTACAACTGAATTCCTTAATAATATTGGTCGGAATATTGAGTGGACATTAACCGATAGTTGGAAAGTATTTGCTGAAAAATTTTGTGTTGTAGACAAAGAAAGTTTAGATTTGTTTTGGCCAAAATATGAATTTAGAACGCAAGAACAAAGATGGCGCAGTTATGACGCAATTAAAACGACACAAGAATTGTGTTTTAGAGATTGGTTTATTCTCTACAGCAATTATGGAAACAATATAATTGTTCCCGAGCATATATTAGCTAGCAGTAATGATAAAATTGAAAATATGTAG
- a CDS encoding oligosaccharide flippase family protein — protein MKSSRTKLALLGFAADFGGQILMISVNFITVPIILQYTSQSLYGIWLTAASILGFLALTDFGIGVPLTRAIATTSESNNKIELNRIISTGFFALCFVGTIFLVFGMCISLFIGQWFNVSVEEQKMLIPAYLIAVTSASLALPSAIFGLILNGFQRMAIEHTIKNTVSIVGSIITIVLLSFGFGLMAISLSNLFIIVVSGSVSFIYAKRIFTDLSIRRKYFEIKELIKLLKYGGYFQIGRIANTVATSADNVIIASILGTSSVTPYSLTSKLPSLFSINLASKMPIAVFPAISQMFAENNIIKLQKVFIKLTTLSVRLAVMAATFVFIVNQQFVILWVGPNNYGGAILNSVFIYWILQDTIYRGTTALVFASGDLRNWTIASVMEAIFNIIISIFLAKSMGLVGVALGTSISKTLTTGISTPYFISKKLNMPFKVLLTKGIMKPFFISIPGVLIAWLISIILPANLGWIWILVVGIFVGISNIFLFEGRKNLFSSIPWKERIKNAVSFQME, from the coding sequence ATGAAAAGCAGCAGGACAAAATTAGCGTTGCTGGGCTTTGCAGCAGATTTTGGCGGACAGATATTAATGATATCTGTAAATTTTATTACTGTACCTATAATTTTACAATATACCTCTCAATCATTATATGGTATTTGGCTTACTGCCGCATCAATTTTAGGTTTTTTGGCTCTAACAGATTTTGGAATTGGTGTTCCTTTGACTAGAGCAATTGCAACTACTTCAGAATCAAACAATAAAATCGAGTTAAATCGTATTATTAGTACTGGTTTTTTTGCCTTATGTTTTGTTGGTACTATATTTCTGGTTTTTGGGATGTGTATTTCCTTATTCATTGGTCAATGGTTCAATGTTTCTGTAGAAGAACAAAAGATGTTAATTCCTGCTTATCTCATAGCAGTTACCTCAGCATCACTTGCATTACCATCAGCTATTTTTGGTCTTATTCTTAATGGCTTTCAGAGAATGGCAATTGAACATACTATAAAAAATACTGTTAGTATTGTTGGTTCAATTATTACTATTGTGCTTCTTTCTTTTGGATTTGGTTTGATGGCAATTTCTTTATCGAATCTATTTATTATAGTTGTGAGTGGCTCTGTAAGTTTTATTTATGCAAAACGAATTTTTACCGATTTGTCAATTCGTCGAAAATATTTTGAAATAAAAGAATTAATAAAATTATTAAAATATGGCGGATATTTCCAAATTGGCAGAATTGCAAATACAGTCGCAACAAGTGCCGACAATGTTATTATTGCCAGTATATTAGGTACTTCTAGCGTTACTCCATATTCTCTAACTTCAAAATTACCTTCATTATTTAGTATCAATTTGGCGAGTAAAATGCCGATAGCAGTTTTTCCGGCTATTTCGCAAATGTTTGCCGAGAATAACATCATTAAATTGCAAAAGGTTTTTATTAAATTAACTACTCTATCGGTTAGACTCGCAGTAATGGCAGCGACTTTTGTATTCATCGTCAATCAACAATTTGTTATACTCTGGGTTGGTCCAAATAATTATGGAGGCGCGATATTAAATTCAGTATTTATTTATTGGATTTTGCAAGACACCATTTATCGTGGAACTACTGCATTGGTTTTTGCATCAGGAGATTTACGAAATTGGACAATTGCTTCAGTAATGGAGGCAATATTTAACATTATCATAAGTATATTTTTAGCAAAGTCAATGGGTCTTGTTGGAGTAGCATTAGGCACTTCAATAAGTAAAACATTAACAACCGGGATTTCCACTCCTTATTTTATCAGTAAAAAATTAAATATGCCGTTCAAAGTTTTATTAACAAAAGGAATTATGAAACCATTTTTTATATCTATTCCTGGTGTGTTAATAGCCTGGCTAATTTCAATTATTCTTCCTGCTAATCTAGGTTGGATTTGGATCTTAGTTGTTGGAATATTTGTTGGCATCTCAAATATTTTTCTTTTTGAAGGTAGAAAAAATTTATTTTCATCAATTCCCTGGAAAGAACGAATTAAGAATGCTGTATCGTTTCAAATGGAGTAA
- a CDS encoding glycosyltransferase family 2 protein produces MNIVIPMAGEGSRFVKAGYNKPKPFIDVKGKPMIVRVIENLQLPEARFILIGRKSHFEAEKEIVLQIENEYNAIFVGIDKLTEGTACTVLFARSFIDTETPLLIANSDQIVDISMFDFVNDCLKRGLDGSILTFKDPQRNDKWSFAKTDENGLVLEVKEKMPISDIATVGIYFFQEGKYFVGSAIDMIIKNDRVNNEFYTCPVYNYLIAETKKIGVFNILQSQMHGLGTPEDLNQYVSTIV; encoded by the coding sequence ATAAATATTGTAATACCAATGGCTGGTGAAGGCAGCAGGTTTGTAAAAGCCGGATATAATAAGCCTAAACCATTTATTGATGTAAAAGGTAAACCCATGATAGTGCGTGTAATTGAAAACCTTCAATTACCAGAAGCCAGATTTATTTTAATTGGACGTAAGTCTCACTTTGAAGCAGAAAAAGAAATTGTATTACAAATAGAAAATGAATATAACGCAATATTTGTAGGGATAGATAAACTAACAGAAGGAACAGCATGCACTGTATTATTTGCACGGAGTTTTATTGATACTGAAACCCCACTCCTTATTGCAAATTCTGACCAAATTGTAGATATATCAATGTTTGATTTTGTGAATGATTGCCTTAAACGTGGTTTGGATGGATCAATTTTAACATTCAAAGATCCCCAAAGAAATGATAAATGGTCGTTTGCTAAAACCGATGAAAATGGATTAGTGTTAGAGGTAAAAGAAAAAATGCCAATATCTGATATTGCAACCGTAGGTATTTATTTTTTTCAAGAAGGAAAATATTTTGTAGGCTCGGCTATCGATATGATCATTAAAAACGATAGAGTCAATAACGAATTTTACACATGTCCAGTTTATAATTATTTGATTGCAGAAACCAAAAAAATCGGAGTCTTCAATATCTTGCAATCACAGATGCATGGATTAGGAACACCTGAAGATCTAAATCAGTACGTCTCGACAATCGTATAG
- a CDS encoding class I SAM-dependent methyltransferase: MSAVDLETDDNILKSVSIEEKIPGGGDIQIVGKYYSQRNGGTQILMELSSLAYLVKQIKPKIIFEIGTFVGRTTRLLASNSSKDCQIITLDLPISVVTHKIGEDYINTPEESRIQQEYGDSRTFDFNPWTEKCDFVWVDANHDYNFVVNDTENALKILRPGGWIGWHDYRHSAWWSGVTRYIRTLKHQYPNIIHIRGTTIVLLQKPLNI, encoded by the coding sequence TTGAGTGCAGTAGATCTTGAAACTGATGATAATATACTAAAAAGTGTAAGTATTGAGGAGAAAATTCCTGGAGGAGGAGATATTCAAATTGTTGGTAAATACTATTCACAAAGAAATGGGGGAACACAAATACTAATGGAGCTTTCCTCTTTAGCATATCTGGTAAAACAAATTAAACCAAAAATAATATTTGAGATTGGTACTTTTGTAGGAAGAACTACGCGTTTATTGGCTTCAAATAGTAGCAAAGATTGTCAAATTATAACCTTAGATTTACCAATTTCTGTTGTCACACACAAAATTGGTGAAGATTATATTAATACCCCGGAAGAATCGCGAATACAACAAGAATATGGTGACAGTAGGACATTTGATTTCAATCCTTGGACAGAAAAATGTGATTTTGTTTGGGTAGATGCCAACCATGATTATAATTTTGTTGTGAACGACACTGAAAATGCTTTGAAGATCCTACGACCCGGTGGTTGGATAGGTTGGCACGATTATCGTCATAGTGCATGGTGGTCTGGTGTAACGAGATACATTCGGACATTAAAACACCAATATCCAAATATAATTCATATACGCGGTACAACAATCGTATTGCTTCAAAAACCACTTAACATTTAA
- a CDS encoding glycosyltransferase family 2 protein, with the protein MLNIVLPMAGKSIFFESSEYIYPKPLIEVRGKTMIELVIKNLNEFNIEKQFIFILKNEDCTKYHIDDTIKLLTDDKAIIIYVEGDTRGAVCTALLSIEHINNNDQLIIVNSDQIIENSLNTAHAEFLKNNYDAAVITFESVHPKWSYIKLDADNKVNETAEKKPISKNAIAGLYYFKKGKYFVDAAFRSIEKDVNLNGLYFIAPVLNELILKNYHVGSFAISSSNYHSFYSPQKIQEYEILSQQ; encoded by the coding sequence ATGCTGAATATAGTCCTCCCAATGGCAGGCAAGTCAATATTTTTCGAATCATCTGAATATATCTATCCTAAACCGTTAATCGAGGTTAGAGGGAAAACGATGATCGAACTTGTTATTAAAAATTTAAATGAGTTCAATATCGAAAAACAATTTATCTTCATTTTAAAAAATGAAGATTGTACGAAATATCATATAGACGATACGATAAAACTGTTAACTGATGATAAGGCAATTATAATTTATGTAGAAGGAGATACGCGTGGCGCTGTTTGTACAGCATTGTTATCAATTGAACATATTAATAACAATGATCAATTAATAATAGTGAATAGCGACCAGATTATTGAAAACTCCTTAAATACCGCTCATGCTGAATTTTTAAAAAATAATTATGATGCCGCTGTAATTACTTTCGAATCCGTTCATCCAAAGTGGTCGTATATAAAGCTCGATGCAGATAATAAAGTCAATGAAACCGCCGAAAAAAAACCGATCAGCAAAAATGCAATTGCAGGACTATATTATTTTAAAAAAGGAAAGTATTTTGTTGATGCTGCATTTCGTTCAATCGAAAAAGATGTGAATCTTAACGGATTATATTTTATTGCCCCAGTATTAAATGAGTTGATATTAAAGAATTATCATGTTGGTTCATTCGCAATTAGTTCCTCAAATTACCATTCTTTTTACTCTCCGCAAAAAATTCAAGAATACGAAATATTATCACAGCAATGA
- a CDS encoding class I SAM-dependent methyltransferase has product MNYSKYDASRYLPNTSEAITQGLRTLNSISVFFDINDKLQNVLEIGCASGSFLKVLKENGIKAVKGIDVDNELVKHGQNVLGVNITVSDWSSYVSQCVEKYDVIIALDVIEHINPSEIQDLIMNTNKILKPNGKLILRMPNPDCPFVLPTYFGDLTHKTLMTPDLFKYVLTEANFNGQIIFKETIPQNTMKKIIYIFLHYLFVKPLISALHFHFYGKLPKYITRNVYCCAVVS; this is encoded by the coding sequence ATGAATTACTCTAAATATGATGCATCACGTTATCTCCCAAATACTTCAGAAGCAATAACACAAGGGCTTCGAACATTAAATTCTATTTCAGTTTTTTTTGATATTAATGATAAATTGCAAAATGTTTTGGAGATTGGTTGTGCATCTGGAAGTTTTTTAAAAGTGTTAAAAGAAAATGGAATTAAAGCTGTCAAAGGTATAGATGTTGACAATGAGCTAGTAAAACATGGACAAAATGTTCTTGGTGTGAATATTACCGTATCAGATTGGAGTTCCTATGTATCACAATGTGTTGAAAAATATGATGTCATTATTGCACTGGATGTCATAGAACATATTAACCCTTCAGAAATTCAAGATCTGATTATGAATACAAATAAAATTCTTAAGCCGAACGGTAAACTTATTTTGCGAATGCCGAACCCTGACTGCCCTTTTGTTTTGCCGACGTATTTTGGAGATCTTACGCATAAAACACTCATGACTCCTGACCTCTTTAAATATGTATTGACGGAAGCAAACTTTAATGGTCAAATAATATTTAAAGAAACCATTCCTCAAAATACAATGAAGAAAATCATATATATATTCTTACATTACCTTTTTGTCAAACCTCTGATTTCTGCACTTCACTTTCACTTTTACGGTAAACTCCCGAAATATATTACACGTAATGTTTACTGTTGTGCTGTAGTAAGTTAA
- a CDS encoding glycosyltransferase, giving the protein MIPDKIVKILKVLVKQNQYLYYVFYKINNIKDNVHIIFENSVYRHLSKSRNIYQGENTDNVFKQLNKKLGSRGITWPPQKRHGGYHILYVSIPTDWELHNIPPDISSLGRISNFYLKDHIQLNTNLSDVRKEVDGKIINYISNLHKNDSIDFIISYLSGSHISKHTIEVINQLGIPTFSFHLDDVRFFKGYKTGDQYSGPIDICKKYDLNLTNSIDSLIKYRALGANALFWPPGANPHYFKPLQTSFKYDVTFCGQFYGQRQLLINYLRKRGISVNCFGKGWEGGYKTNDELVQIFSESRINLGFGYVVSSSFQCLKGRDFEIPSCGALYLTSYNKHLSRVYTLGEDIETYTDFSDCYKKIVILLNDEKRCEEIRKNARNAVLKRHSWSKRVESLISCSAV; this is encoded by the coding sequence ATGATTCCAGATAAAATAGTAAAAATATTAAAAGTACTCGTAAAACAAAATCAATATTTATATTATGTCTTTTATAAAATTAATAACATAAAAGACAATGTGCATATTATTTTTGAAAACAGCGTGTATCGTCATTTATCGAAATCACGCAACATTTATCAAGGCGAAAATACGGACAATGTGTTTAAACAGTTAAACAAGAAATTAGGATCTCGCGGAATCACATGGCCTCCGCAAAAGCGACACGGAGGATATCACATTCTATACGTCAGCATTCCCACTGATTGGGAACTGCATAATATACCCCCGGATATATCTTCTTTAGGACGAATTAGTAATTTTTATTTAAAAGACCATATTCAATTAAATACAAATTTGTCTGATGTAAGAAAAGAGGTCGACGGTAAAATCATAAATTATATTTCAAACCTTCATAAAAATGATAGTATTGATTTTATAATATCATATCTGTCTGGTTCACATATCTCAAAACACACCATTGAAGTTATTAACCAATTAGGGATACCTACATTTTCATTTCATCTTGATGATGTACGTTTTTTTAAAGGATATAAAACAGGTGACCAATATTCTGGACCTATTGATATTTGTAAAAAATATGATCTCAACCTCACAAATTCGATTGATTCTCTAATAAAATATCGCGCATTGGGAGCTAATGCACTTTTTTGGCCCCCAGGGGCAAATCCTCATTATTTTAAACCTTTACAAACGAGTTTCAAATATGATGTAACTTTTTGCGGTCAATTTTATGGACAACGGCAATTGCTGATTAATTATCTAAGAAAAAGGGGAATTTCAGTGAATTGTTTTGGTAAAGGTTGGGAGGGAGGTTACAAAACTAATGATGAACTTGTTCAAATATTCAGTGAAAGTAGAATAAACCTCGGATTTGGTTATGTAGTATCAAGTTCTTTTCAATGTTTAAAAGGTCGTGATTTTGAAATACCATCTTGTGGAGCTTTGTATCTTACTTCATATAATAAACATCTATCAAGAGTGTATACACTCGGAGAAGACATTGAGACGTATACAGATTTCAGTGATTGTTATAAAAAAATTGTGATTCTGCTTAACGATGAAAAAAGATGCGAAGAAATAAGGAAAAATGCACGAAATGCTGTCTTAAAAAGACATTCTTGGTCTAAACGCGTAGAATCACTAATTTCATGTTCGGCAGTCTGA